The proteins below come from a single Drosophila kikkawai strain 14028-0561.14 chromosome 3R, DkikHiC1v2, whole genome shotgun sequence genomic window:
- the Esyt2 gene encoding extended synaptotagmin-2 isoform X1 — MSDNSPSVPLAEFVDPPNPTEAEPFVPLVQTKKMTESPVAAPATPTGNANGHGNGTPTETAAGGSTVATKPAGDDNSIFSIIYTVGKKVAIVGSIYLVGYMGWSVAWLIAPVILSVARDQLAKTSAKKRDIAKASALASEKDVILARIDELPAWVYFPDVERCEWLNKILKQVWPNANHFARTLVKETIEPNVALALANYKMNGFRFDRIILGTIPPRIGGVKIYDKNVDRNEIIMDLDLFYASDCDINFYLGGMKGGIKDFQIHGWVRVVMKPLIRSMPLVGGLQIFFLNNPNIDFNLVGVIDFMDMPGLSDLLRRIIVEQIGNVMVLPNKLPISLSEEVSAVALKMPEPEGILRIHVVEAKDLMKKDISVLGKGKSDPYAIINVGAQEFKTQIIDNNVNPKWDYWCEACIFTTIGHYIGFSLWDYDQTMPGVQSDDVLGRASIDIASVIKKGVVDSWLTLEDAKHGLLHVRLQWYKLTADPNDLQQILLETQLLRVTSMSSAVLSVFIDSARHLKQARSSSKPDPYLVCSVNKQKQQTAMIMRDDSPVWEQGFTFLVSNPDNESLNIKIYDQKTGNDIGQYTYTLSTLLKQFNMEVIQQPFQLQKSGPESKLYMSLSLRILKPGEIDKESDALEQVAAITRSSSVKTPEVAVVAPPTFKDPQAPSKRLSAESPISEEDPAVAVKISPALSASTSSEKPISELAASVLTHRFPDSTSSAGEHNLGRIQLSIRYSAQRQKLDVTIHKIMKIPLRDPSNIPDPYVKLYLLPGRSKESKRKTGVIKDNCNPVYDASFEYLISIAELRQTELEVTVCTQKGFLSGGSPIIGMLKIPLDDAEITTQSGLNSWFDLQPEMRHE; from the exons ATGAG CGATAACTCTCCGTCGGTGCCCCTGGCCGAGTTCGTGGACCCACCCAACCCCACTGAAGCCGAACCCTTTGTACCCCTGGTGCAGACGAAAAAAATGACCGAATCCCCAGTGGCGGCACCTGCCACGCCAACTGGCAATGCCAATGGCCATGGCAATGGAACACCGACTGAGACCGCGGCTGGAGGCTCAACGGTTGCCACAAAGCCCGCTGGTGACGATAACAGCATATTCTCCATCATCTACACGGTTGGCAAGAAGGTGGCCATCGTCGGCTCTATCTATCTGGTGGGCTACATGGGCTGGTCGGTGGCCTGGCTGATAGCCCCCGTCATTCTGTCGGTGGCCCGTGACCAGTTGGCCAAGACTTCAGCTAAGAAGAGGGACATAGCCAAGGCATCAGCGTTGGCCTCTGAAAAAGATGTGATCCTGGCCAGAATCGATGAATTGCCGGCATGGGTGTACTTTCCCGATGTAGAGCGATGCGAGTGGTTGAATAAG atCCTCAAACAAGTATGGCCCAATGCCAATCACTTTGCTCGCACTTTGGTAAAGGAAACCATTGAGCCCAATGTGGCCTTGGCTTTGGCCAACTACAAGATGAATGGCTTCCGCTTTGATCGCATAATTCTGGGCACTATTCCACCCCGCATTGGCGGTGTCAAGATCTATGACAAGAACGTGGACAGGAATGAGATCATTATGGATTTGGATTTGTTTTACGCCAGTGACTGTGACATCAACTTTTATTTGGGCGGTATGAAGGGCGGCATTAAGGATTTCCAGATCCATGGATGGGTTCGGGTGGTGATGAAGCCCTTGATTAGATCAATGCCCCTGGTGGGAGGTCTACAGATCTTCTTCCTGAACAATCCGAATATTGATTTTAACTTGGTGGGCGTCATTGACTTTATGGACATGCCCGGACTGAGCGATCTGCTGCGCAGGATCATAGTGGAGCAGATAGGCAATGTGATGGTGTTGCCCAACAAGCTGCCCATCTCCCTAAGCGAAGAGGTCTCGGCAGTGGCCCTGAAGATGCCTGAACCAGAG GGCATCCTTCGCATACACGTGGTGGAGGCCAAGGACTTAATGAAAAAGGACATCAGTGTGCTGGGTAAGGGCAAGTCCGATCCGTATGCCATCATCAATGTGGGCGCCCAGGAGTTCAAGACCCAAATCATAGATAACAATGTGAATCCCAAGTGGGATTACTGGTGTGAG GCGTGTATTTTTACCACCATAGGCCACTATATTGGGTTTTCTTTGTGGGACTATGATCAGACAATGCCAGGTGTACAGAGCGATGATGTATTGGGCAG AGCCAGCATCGACATTGCCAGTGTGATCAAAAAGGGCGTCGTGGATAGT TGGCTTACCTTGGAAGATGCCAAACATGGACTGCTCCACGTCCGTCTGCAGTGGTACAAACTCACCGCCGATCCCAACGATCTTCAACAGATTCTGCTGGAAACGCAACTACTTCGTGTGACCTCCATGAGCTCAGCGGTTCTTAGCGTCTTCATTGACTCTGCCCGGCACTTGAAG CAAGCCCGTTCCAGCTCCAAACCCGATCCCTACCTGGTGTGCAGCGTCAACAAACAGAAGCAGCAGACGGCCATGATAATGCGCGACGATTCTCCGGTCTGGGAGCAGGGCTTCACCTTCCTGGTCAGCAATCCGGATAATGAGAGTCTGAACATCAAGATCTATGACCAGAAGACCGGAAACGACATTGGCCAATACACCTACACGCTGAGCACCCTGCTCAAGCAATTCAACATGGAGGTAATCCAGCAGCCATTCCAACTGCAGAAATCTGGACCGGAATCGAAGCTCTACATGTCGCTGTCACTGAGGATTCTGAAGCCTGGGGAGATTGACAAGGAATCGGATGCTCTGGAGCAGGTGGCAGCCATCACCCGAAGCAGTTCAGTGAAGACACCAGAGGTAGCTGTGGTGGCACCTCCTACATTTAAG GATCCCCAGGCTCCTAGCAAACGTCTCTCCGCCGAATCGCCCATCAGCGAAGAGGATCCTGCGGTGGCAGTGAAAATCTCGCCAGCTCTTTCCGCTTCCACTTCCAGTGAGAAGCCCATCAGTGAGTTGGCCGCCTCTGTGCTGACCCACCGCTTCCCCGACTCTACCTCGTCCGCCGGTGAACACAACCTGGGACGCATCCAGCTCTCGATCCGCTACAGTGCGCAGCGCCAGAAACTTGATGTGACCATTCACAAGATCATGAAGATTCCGCTACGCGATCCCAGCAACATCCCCGATCCGTATGTGAAGCTATACCTGCTGCCTGGTCGCAGCAAGGAGTCCAAGCGCAAGACGGGTGTGATTAAGGACAACTGCAATCCTGTTTATGATGCCTCCTTTGAGTACCTGATTTCCATTGCCGAGCTCAGGCAGACGGAACTCGAGGTAACGGTCTGCACGCAGAAGGGTTTCTTATCCGGCGGCAGTCCCATTATTGGCATG cTGAAAATACCTCTGGATGATGCTGAAATCACCACGCAGTCGGGCTTGAATTCCTGGTTTGACTTGCAGCCTGAGATGCGACACGAGTGA
- the Esyt2 gene encoding extended synaptotagmin-2 isoform X2, which produces MSDNSPSVPLAEFVDPPNPTEAEPFVPLVQTKKMTESPVAAPATPTGNANGHGNGTPTETAAGGSTVATKPAGDDNSIFSIIYTVGKKVAIVGSIYLVGYMGWSVAWLIAPVILSVARDQLAKTSAKKRDIAKASALASEKDVILARIDELPAWVYFPDVERCEWLNKILKQVWPNANHFARTLVKETIEPNVALALANYKMNGFRFDRIILGTIPPRIGGVKIYDKNVDRNEIIMDLDLFYASDCDINFYLGGMKGGIKDFQIHGWVRVVMKPLIRSMPLVGGLQIFFLNNPNIDFNLVGVIDFMDMPGLSDLLRRIIVEQIGNVMVLPNKLPISLSEEVSAVALKMPEPEGILRIHVVEAKDLMKKDISVLGKGKSDPYAIINVGAQEFKTQIIDNNVNPKWDYWCEATVFIEMGQFVEIQLKDSDDSKKDEPLGRASIDIASVIKKGVVDSWLTLEDAKHGLLHVRLQWYKLTADPNDLQQILLETQLLRVTSMSSAVLSVFIDSARHLKQARSSSKPDPYLVCSVNKQKQQTAMIMRDDSPVWEQGFTFLVSNPDNESLNIKIYDQKTGNDIGQYTYTLSTLLKQFNMEVIQQPFQLQKSGPESKLYMSLSLRILKPGEIDKESDALEQVAAITRSSSVKTPEVAVVAPPTFKDPQAPSKRLSAESPISEEDPAVAVKISPALSASTSSEKPISELAASVLTHRFPDSTSSAGEHNLGRIQLSIRYSAQRQKLDVTIHKIMKIPLRDPSNIPDPYVKLYLLPGRSKESKRKTGVIKDNCNPVYDASFEYLISIAELRQTELEVTVCTQKGFLSGGSPIIGMLKIPLDDAEITTQSGLNSWFDLQPEMRHE; this is translated from the exons ATGAG CGATAACTCTCCGTCGGTGCCCCTGGCCGAGTTCGTGGACCCACCCAACCCCACTGAAGCCGAACCCTTTGTACCCCTGGTGCAGACGAAAAAAATGACCGAATCCCCAGTGGCGGCACCTGCCACGCCAACTGGCAATGCCAATGGCCATGGCAATGGAACACCGACTGAGACCGCGGCTGGAGGCTCAACGGTTGCCACAAAGCCCGCTGGTGACGATAACAGCATATTCTCCATCATCTACACGGTTGGCAAGAAGGTGGCCATCGTCGGCTCTATCTATCTGGTGGGCTACATGGGCTGGTCGGTGGCCTGGCTGATAGCCCCCGTCATTCTGTCGGTGGCCCGTGACCAGTTGGCCAAGACTTCAGCTAAGAAGAGGGACATAGCCAAGGCATCAGCGTTGGCCTCTGAAAAAGATGTGATCCTGGCCAGAATCGATGAATTGCCGGCATGGGTGTACTTTCCCGATGTAGAGCGATGCGAGTGGTTGAATAAG atCCTCAAACAAGTATGGCCCAATGCCAATCACTTTGCTCGCACTTTGGTAAAGGAAACCATTGAGCCCAATGTGGCCTTGGCTTTGGCCAACTACAAGATGAATGGCTTCCGCTTTGATCGCATAATTCTGGGCACTATTCCACCCCGCATTGGCGGTGTCAAGATCTATGACAAGAACGTGGACAGGAATGAGATCATTATGGATTTGGATTTGTTTTACGCCAGTGACTGTGACATCAACTTTTATTTGGGCGGTATGAAGGGCGGCATTAAGGATTTCCAGATCCATGGATGGGTTCGGGTGGTGATGAAGCCCTTGATTAGATCAATGCCCCTGGTGGGAGGTCTACAGATCTTCTTCCTGAACAATCCGAATATTGATTTTAACTTGGTGGGCGTCATTGACTTTATGGACATGCCCGGACTGAGCGATCTGCTGCGCAGGATCATAGTGGAGCAGATAGGCAATGTGATGGTGTTGCCCAACAAGCTGCCCATCTCCCTAAGCGAAGAGGTCTCGGCAGTGGCCCTGAAGATGCCTGAACCAGAG GGCATCCTTCGCATACACGTGGTGGAGGCCAAGGACTTAATGAAAAAGGACATCAGTGTGCTGGGTAAGGGCAAGTCCGATCCGTATGCCATCATCAATGTGGGCGCCCAGGAGTTCAAGACCCAAATCATAGATAACAATGTGAATCCCAAGTGGGATTACTGGTGTGAG GCAACAGTATTTATTGAAATGGGTCAATTTGTCGAGATACAATTGAAGGACTCGGACGATTCCAAGAAAGACGAGCCCCTTGGCAG AGCCAGCATCGACATTGCCAGTGTGATCAAAAAGGGCGTCGTGGATAGT TGGCTTACCTTGGAAGATGCCAAACATGGACTGCTCCACGTCCGTCTGCAGTGGTACAAACTCACCGCCGATCCCAACGATCTTCAACAGATTCTGCTGGAAACGCAACTACTTCGTGTGACCTCCATGAGCTCAGCGGTTCTTAGCGTCTTCATTGACTCTGCCCGGCACTTGAAG CAAGCCCGTTCCAGCTCCAAACCCGATCCCTACCTGGTGTGCAGCGTCAACAAACAGAAGCAGCAGACGGCCATGATAATGCGCGACGATTCTCCGGTCTGGGAGCAGGGCTTCACCTTCCTGGTCAGCAATCCGGATAATGAGAGTCTGAACATCAAGATCTATGACCAGAAGACCGGAAACGACATTGGCCAATACACCTACACGCTGAGCACCCTGCTCAAGCAATTCAACATGGAGGTAATCCAGCAGCCATTCCAACTGCAGAAATCTGGACCGGAATCGAAGCTCTACATGTCGCTGTCACTGAGGATTCTGAAGCCTGGGGAGATTGACAAGGAATCGGATGCTCTGGAGCAGGTGGCAGCCATCACCCGAAGCAGTTCAGTGAAGACACCAGAGGTAGCTGTGGTGGCACCTCCTACATTTAAG GATCCCCAGGCTCCTAGCAAACGTCTCTCCGCCGAATCGCCCATCAGCGAAGAGGATCCTGCGGTGGCAGTGAAAATCTCGCCAGCTCTTTCCGCTTCCACTTCCAGTGAGAAGCCCATCAGTGAGTTGGCCGCCTCTGTGCTGACCCACCGCTTCCCCGACTCTACCTCGTCCGCCGGTGAACACAACCTGGGACGCATCCAGCTCTCGATCCGCTACAGTGCGCAGCGCCAGAAACTTGATGTGACCATTCACAAGATCATGAAGATTCCGCTACGCGATCCCAGCAACATCCCCGATCCGTATGTGAAGCTATACCTGCTGCCTGGTCGCAGCAAGGAGTCCAAGCGCAAGACGGGTGTGATTAAGGACAACTGCAATCCTGTTTATGATGCCTCCTTTGAGTACCTGATTTCCATTGCCGAGCTCAGGCAGACGGAACTCGAGGTAACGGTCTGCACGCAGAAGGGTTTCTTATCCGGCGGCAGTCCCATTATTGGCATG cTGAAAATACCTCTGGATGATGCTGAAATCACCACGCAGTCGGGCTTGAATTCCTGGTTTGACTTGCAGCCTGAGATGCGACACGAGTGA
- the Esyt2 gene encoding extended synaptotagmin-2-B isoform X3 — MTESPVAAPATPTGNANGHGNGTPTETAAGGSTVATKPAGDDNSIFSIIYTVGKKVAIVGSIYLVGYMGWSVAWLIAPVILSVARDQLAKTSAKKRDIAKASALASEKDVILARIDELPAWVYFPDVERCEWLNKILKQVWPNANHFARTLVKETIEPNVALALANYKMNGFRFDRIILGTIPPRIGGVKIYDKNVDRNEIIMDLDLFYASDCDINFYLGGMKGGIKDFQIHGWVRVVMKPLIRSMPLVGGLQIFFLNNPNIDFNLVGVIDFMDMPGLSDLLRRIIVEQIGNVMVLPNKLPISLSEEVSAVALKMPEPEGILRIHVVEAKDLMKKDISVLGKGKSDPYAIINVGAQEFKTQIIDNNVNPKWDYWCEACIFTTIGHYIGFSLWDYDQTMPGVQSDDVLGRASIDIASVIKKGVVDSWLTLEDAKHGLLHVRLQWYKLTADPNDLQQILLETQLLRVTSMSSAVLSVFIDSARHLKQARSSSKPDPYLVCSVNKQKQQTAMIMRDDSPVWEQGFTFLVSNPDNESLNIKIYDQKTGNDIGQYTYTLSTLLKQFNMEVIQQPFQLQKSGPESKLYMSLSLRILKPGEIDKESDALEQVAAITRSSSVKTPEVAVVAPPTFKDPQAPSKRLSAESPISEEDPAVAVKISPALSASTSSEKPISELAASVLTHRFPDSTSSAGEHNLGRIQLSIRYSAQRQKLDVTIHKIMKIPLRDPSNIPDPYVKLYLLPGRSKESKRKTGVIKDNCNPVYDASFEYLISIAELRQTELEVTVCTQKGFLSGGSPIIGMLKIPLDDAEITTQSGLNSWFDLQPEMRHE, encoded by the exons ATGACCGAATCCCCAGTGGCGGCACCTGCCACGCCAACTGGCAATGCCAATGGCCATGGCAATGGAACACCGACTGAGACCGCGGCTGGAGGCTCAACGGTTGCCACAAAGCCCGCTGGTGACGATAACAGCATATTCTCCATCATCTACACGGTTGGCAAGAAGGTGGCCATCGTCGGCTCTATCTATCTGGTGGGCTACATGGGCTGGTCGGTGGCCTGGCTGATAGCCCCCGTCATTCTGTCGGTGGCCCGTGACCAGTTGGCCAAGACTTCAGCTAAGAAGAGGGACATAGCCAAGGCATCAGCGTTGGCCTCTGAAAAAGATGTGATCCTGGCCAGAATCGATGAATTGCCGGCATGGGTGTACTTTCCCGATGTAGAGCGATGCGAGTGGTTGAATAAG atCCTCAAACAAGTATGGCCCAATGCCAATCACTTTGCTCGCACTTTGGTAAAGGAAACCATTGAGCCCAATGTGGCCTTGGCTTTGGCCAACTACAAGATGAATGGCTTCCGCTTTGATCGCATAATTCTGGGCACTATTCCACCCCGCATTGGCGGTGTCAAGATCTATGACAAGAACGTGGACAGGAATGAGATCATTATGGATTTGGATTTGTTTTACGCCAGTGACTGTGACATCAACTTTTATTTGGGCGGTATGAAGGGCGGCATTAAGGATTTCCAGATCCATGGATGGGTTCGGGTGGTGATGAAGCCCTTGATTAGATCAATGCCCCTGGTGGGAGGTCTACAGATCTTCTTCCTGAACAATCCGAATATTGATTTTAACTTGGTGGGCGTCATTGACTTTATGGACATGCCCGGACTGAGCGATCTGCTGCGCAGGATCATAGTGGAGCAGATAGGCAATGTGATGGTGTTGCCCAACAAGCTGCCCATCTCCCTAAGCGAAGAGGTCTCGGCAGTGGCCCTGAAGATGCCTGAACCAGAG GGCATCCTTCGCATACACGTGGTGGAGGCCAAGGACTTAATGAAAAAGGACATCAGTGTGCTGGGTAAGGGCAAGTCCGATCCGTATGCCATCATCAATGTGGGCGCCCAGGAGTTCAAGACCCAAATCATAGATAACAATGTGAATCCCAAGTGGGATTACTGGTGTGAG GCGTGTATTTTTACCACCATAGGCCACTATATTGGGTTTTCTTTGTGGGACTATGATCAGACAATGCCAGGTGTACAGAGCGATGATGTATTGGGCAG AGCCAGCATCGACATTGCCAGTGTGATCAAAAAGGGCGTCGTGGATAGT TGGCTTACCTTGGAAGATGCCAAACATGGACTGCTCCACGTCCGTCTGCAGTGGTACAAACTCACCGCCGATCCCAACGATCTTCAACAGATTCTGCTGGAAACGCAACTACTTCGTGTGACCTCCATGAGCTCAGCGGTTCTTAGCGTCTTCATTGACTCTGCCCGGCACTTGAAG CAAGCCCGTTCCAGCTCCAAACCCGATCCCTACCTGGTGTGCAGCGTCAACAAACAGAAGCAGCAGACGGCCATGATAATGCGCGACGATTCTCCGGTCTGGGAGCAGGGCTTCACCTTCCTGGTCAGCAATCCGGATAATGAGAGTCTGAACATCAAGATCTATGACCAGAAGACCGGAAACGACATTGGCCAATACACCTACACGCTGAGCACCCTGCTCAAGCAATTCAACATGGAGGTAATCCAGCAGCCATTCCAACTGCAGAAATCTGGACCGGAATCGAAGCTCTACATGTCGCTGTCACTGAGGATTCTGAAGCCTGGGGAGATTGACAAGGAATCGGATGCTCTGGAGCAGGTGGCAGCCATCACCCGAAGCAGTTCAGTGAAGACACCAGAGGTAGCTGTGGTGGCACCTCCTACATTTAAG GATCCCCAGGCTCCTAGCAAACGTCTCTCCGCCGAATCGCCCATCAGCGAAGAGGATCCTGCGGTGGCAGTGAAAATCTCGCCAGCTCTTTCCGCTTCCACTTCCAGTGAGAAGCCCATCAGTGAGTTGGCCGCCTCTGTGCTGACCCACCGCTTCCCCGACTCTACCTCGTCCGCCGGTGAACACAACCTGGGACGCATCCAGCTCTCGATCCGCTACAGTGCGCAGCGCCAGAAACTTGATGTGACCATTCACAAGATCATGAAGATTCCGCTACGCGATCCCAGCAACATCCCCGATCCGTATGTGAAGCTATACCTGCTGCCTGGTCGCAGCAAGGAGTCCAAGCGCAAGACGGGTGTGATTAAGGACAACTGCAATCCTGTTTATGATGCCTCCTTTGAGTACCTGATTTCCATTGCCGAGCTCAGGCAGACGGAACTCGAGGTAACGGTCTGCACGCAGAAGGGTTTCTTATCCGGCGGCAGTCCCATTATTGGCATG cTGAAAATACCTCTGGATGATGCTGAAATCACCACGCAGTCGGGCTTGAATTCCTGGTTTGACTTGCAGCCTGAGATGCGACACGAGTGA
- the REPTOR gene encoding protein CREBRF homolog, which yields MTENQLYPMSSEFFDTGSNSSSNALKYDLYSLGSSVVGAALPTLTINTGYSISSNSNNNNSNTNTNNNNSSSLSGSSSSSNCSTSTTNTCNVMLSTTAITIPRSSNHNQSHHHPYQQPDLQTSRHHPSPIHTLPSMTHQQHHHQQQQQQQQQQQQQQQQQQQQQQQQQQQDQLQHSHLALGELSDFGLDALDAASLSPTLLQDVSLSAASPLNTGLYNGNTSGAASSNGVGGPGSGGLAGGYFTPDMGHSLSLNVSEHTLLQEAVSQNEFYEMTPNSNAMWSDISSAIIHTKHEPFSLDDDYIFPNDKAEIQAADLSDLNGGDFLDVIGNIEDFLPQTTVSQSVNFLLSPQASGQDSLVAPPMELLQQQQQQQQNQQQLQVGSLPQLQTLLTLTQQQQQSNSSSTSPYEIYHSTPQKPQQQQQLSASFSPGSQASQSPLTPPPPPHANRPQYQMVKSRNMQELIKKGFAMSSPPERSILSQSAALSPGGSSGFGSSASGNSTAASNQTPGSAVRKSFGYQSAVESTQLSRLSSSAPTHLGLEHIWMRREPRQHLLSTGSLAEAESFSSLSTGSVLSPDGIDFSQDDDDDNSSENSDNYDDFSSDNGLSGDEDDTRTSTPNQLSSSKGKERFFWQYNVQAKGPKGKRLVFQSKLEDPHVLNEVTDPVFSPTCSVRGIKVYKHSGKARKGDGNDLTPNARKLHNIGKELDKLSRTINDMTPVSELPFNVRPKSRKEKNKLASRACRLKKKAQHEANKIKLYGLEIEHKRLMNGIAELKQALALKHRTKTLGESTEEVDQQIARIYATASSGIRIAGGSTDFVNKVLENMRGGMPNGGLEELRKSS from the exons ATGACAGAGAATCAGCTGTATCCCATGTCATCAGAATTCTTTGACACAGgctccaacagcagcagcaacgcacTCAAGTACGATCTGTATTCGCTAGGCTCCAGCGTTGTGGGTGCGGCCCTGCCCACGTTGACCATCAACACGGGCTATAGCATTAGCAGCaacagtaacaacaacaatagcaacacTAACACTAACAATAATAACAGCAGCAGTttaagcggcagcagcagcagcagcaactgctcCACGAGCACCACAAACACCTGTAATGTAATGCTAAGTACAACGGCCATAACCATACCgcgcagcagcaaccacaacCAGAGCCATCATCATCCGTATCAGCAGCCGGATCTGCAGACTTCGCGCCATCATCCCAGTCCTATCCACACATTGCCCAGCATGAcccaccagcagcaccatcatcaacagcagcaacagcaacagcagcagcagcagcaacagcagcagcagcaacagcaacagcagcagcaacagcagcagcaggaccagTTGCAGCACTCGCACTTGGCACTGGGAGAGCTCTCAGATTTTGGTCTGGACGCTCTGGACGCAGCCTCCCTATCGCCCACTCTGCTGCAGGATGTAAGCCTCAGCGCGGCTTCACCATTGAACACCGGACTCTACAATGGCAACACCAGCGGTGCAGCCAGTAGCAATGGTGTTGGCGGACCGGGAAGTGGTGGTCTCGCTGGCGGCTACTTTACGCCCGACATGGGCCATAGCCTCAGTCTCAATGTCAGCGAGCATACGCTCCTCCAGGAGGCCGTCAGCCAGAATGAGTTCTACGAGATGACGCCCAACTCGAATGCCATGTGGAGTGATATCAGCAGTGCCATTATCCATACCAAACACGAGCCATTCAGCCTGGACGATGACTATATCTTTCCCAACGACAAGGCCGAGATCCAAGCGGCCGATCTGTCCGATCTAAATGGTGGCGACTTCCTTGATGTCATTGGAAACATTGAGGATTTCTTGCCGCAGACCACTGTTTCTCAAAGTGTCAATTTCCTGCTTTCGCCGCAGGCCTCGGGCCAGGATTCGTTGGTGGCGCCACCCATGGAACTGcttcagcagcaacagcagcagcagcagaatcagcagcagctgcaagtCGGCAGCCTGCCCCAGTTGCAAACGCTGCTCACGCtcacccagcagcagcaacagtcgAACAGTTCCTCCACTAGTCCGTATGAGATCTATCACAGCACACCCCAgaagccacagcagcagcagcagctctccGCTAGCTTCTCGCCTGGCAGCCAGGCCTCCCAGTCGCCATTGAccccaccgccaccgccgcatGCCAATCGTCCCCAGTACCAGATGGTGAAGTCACGCAACATGCAGGAGCTGATCAAGAAAGGATTTGCAATGTCCTCGCCGCCGGAACGATCAATTCTCAGTCAATCTGCTGCCCTTAGTCCAGGTGGAAGCAGCGGTTTCGGCAGTTCCGCCTCTGGAAATAGCACAGCAGCCAGTAATCAGACCCCTGGATCGGCCGTACGAAAGTCCTTTGGCTACCAAAGTGCTGTGGAAAGCACGCAGTTGAGTCGTTTGAGCTCCTCGGCGCCCACTCACTTGGGTTTGGAACACATCTGGATGCGTCGGGAGCCGCGACAGCATTTACTCTCCACTGGCTCGCTGGCCGAAGCCGAGAGCTTCTCCTCTCTGAGCACGGGCAGTGTTCTGTCGCCGGATGGCATCGACTTCTCGcaggacgatgacgatgacaaTTCCAGCGAGAACAGTGACAACTATGATGACTTTAGTAGCGACAACGGTCTATCTGGGGATGAAGACGACACGCGCACTTCGACGCCGAATCAGTTATCTAGTAGCAAGGGCAAAGAGCGGTTCTTCTGGCAGTATAATGTCCAGGCCAAAGGACCCAAAGGCAAGAGGCTGGTCTtccaatcgaagctggaggaTCCGCATGTGCTCAACGAGGTGACAGACCCCGTCTTTAGTCCCACCTGTTCCGTCAGAGGCATTAAGGTGTACAAG cACAGCGGAAAAGCCCGCAAGGGTGATGGCAACGATCTGACCCCCAATGCCCGGAAGCTGCATAACATTGGCAAGGAGCTGGATAAGCTTAGCCGCACCATCAATGACATGACCCCGGTTTCCGAGCTACCCTTCAACGTTCGTCCGAAGTCGCGCAAGGAGAAGAACAAGCTGGCCTCTCGCGCCTGTCGCCTGAAGAAGAAGGCCCAGCATGAGGCTAACAAAATCAAGCTGTATGGCCTTGAAATTGAACACA AGCGCCTAATGAATGGCATTGCAGAGCTCAAGCAGGCCTTGGCCCTGAAGCATCGAACCAAGACTTTGGGCGAGTCCACGGAGGAGGTGGATCAACAAATTGCACGCATTTACGCCACCGCCTCGT CTGGAATTCGCATTGCGGGCGGTTCAACGGATTTCGTGAACAAAGTGCTGGAGAATATGCGTGGCGGCATGCCGAACGGAGGACTCGAGGAGCTGCGCAAATCATCGTAG